Proteins from a genomic interval of Quercus lobata isolate SW786 chromosome 11, ValleyOak3.0 Primary Assembly, whole genome shotgun sequence:
- the LOC115966704 gene encoding uncharacterized protein LOC115966704: MTIHSQNEALMCKVFPSSLGPVVMRWFNSLKTDSIDSFKQLTQAFGSHFITNNRVPLPLSSLLSLSMREGETLKAYSDRYWEMYNEMDGNYDDIAISTFKSGLPTEHGLRKSLTGKPVTSVRQLMDRIDKYKRVEDDQLQRKGKEKTIPHKRNDFRSERYNNNHLRRDFAGQFGSANTQTVNAVFREPVH, encoded by the coding sequence ATGACCATCCATTCTCAAaatgaggctttgatgtgcaaggttttcCCTTCCAGCCTAGGACCAGTGgtgatgaggtggttcaacagcTTGAAAACGGACTCCATAGATTCCTTCAAGCAGCTCACTCAAGCCTTTGGCTCTCATTTCATTACGAACAACAGGGTTCCTCTGCCTCTGAGTTCATTGTTGTCATTGTCCATGCGCGAAGGAGAAACTTTAAAAGCATACTCGGACAGATATTGGGAAATGTACAACGAGATGGACGGCAACTATGACGACATCGCCATCAGCACATTTAAAAGtggtctccccaccgagcatggtttgaggaaatccttgactgGTAAGCCTGTTACCAGCGTTCGTCAACTTATGGACCGgattgacaaatacaaaagggtAGAAGATGACCAACtgcaaaggaaaggaaaggagaagacCATCCCTCATAAGAggaatgatttcaggtcggaacgataCAACAATAACCATCTAAGGAGAGATTTCGCAGGGCAATTTGGATCAGCCAACACGCAGACGGTTAACGCCGTATTCAGAGAACCGGTACACTAG